The segment TGCTAAGTCAACGGCAGAGTTCTGTCGTTCTTGCGTTGCATTGCATATCGTTTTGAAAACCTTAAGATTCTTAGATTTTTTCTCTAATATCTCTATTATACTGTTAAATTTGAATTGTGAAAAGGTTGTTTGTACAACAACACCCATTTTTTCCACAATTTGTAGTTTTTTTGCGGATTCTTCATCTTCGATGATTATTCCTTTGTTATTTGCCCATAAATTGATACTTTTTACCTCAGGATGGTTTTTTTCGCCCAAAATCACCAAAGTCATTCCATCTTCTATGACAGACTTAGCATCTTGTTGCGCTTTTTTTACATGAGGACATGTAGCATCTAAAATATGTAATCCCTTTTCTTCAGCTTCTGCATAAATAGCAGGGCCTACACCATGAGATCGAATAATCATTGTCCCTTCGTCAATATCTGCTACCTCTTGAATAGGACTTACACCTTTACTTTCAAGGCGACCTACAACTTGAGGATTATGAATGATAGGACCTAATGTATAACTTTTACCCTTACCCTCGGCAGCTTCATTAGCCATTTCAACGGCTCGCTTAACACCATAACAAAAGCCATGGTTTTCAGCCAAAATTATTTCCATAAAGTCTCCTCTATACGATTTTCATGATACGAATCTATCATGCGTTGAATTTCACCTTTAACACGATCATTAACCTCTTTGATTGCTTCAGGTGTTGGTTTAGCTTTATTTACAGGAACTTGTTTACCAATAATACAAGCTACTTGATTTTTCTTCATATTATGAGATCCAATAATAGCAACTGGTGTTATACCAATGCCTGTACGCAATGCAATTGATGCTGCGCCATCATGAAATCTTCCAAGCTTACCGCTCTTTTGACGGTTTCCTTCAGCAAATATCCCTAGCACCTTATTGTCTTTCAATAATCCTAAGGCATGACGTATAGCTACCTTGTCGATAGCACCGCGATTTAGTGGAAATGCACCAAGCCATGTACAGAAAAATCGAGAAATGGGATTCACAAATAATTCCTGTTTCGCCATGAAATGTACATGTCTAGGTAATGCATAGCCACAGATAGGCGGATCATTGTTACTCAAATGATTTGGTACAACAATAACGGGACCTTCCATAGGAAAATTATCACGCCCATATACCTTTAGTCCATAACCGACTTTATAGCGCAACCAAAAGGCAGTACGCCAAAGCCATGTAGAAAATTTATTCATCTTAGATTCGCTCCTGTACTAGATGTAATATATGTTCCACTGTTTCATCAAACGTCATGTTACTAGAATCCACAACAATAGCATCCTCAACGCACACCAGTGGAGATTCATCGCGATTTTTATCCATTTCATCGCGACTTTCAACATTCTTTTTAATGTCTTCTAATGATTGTTCATTAGAAGTACCTTGAACTTCAAGCCATCTACGTTTTGCTCGTGCATCTACAGATGCTGTTAAATATATCTTCAACTCAGCCTTTGGTAGTACAACAGAACCTATATCGCGACCATCTAAAATAACACCACCAACAGCAGCCATAGCTTGTTGGCGTTCAACTAAGTATTCACGAACACCTTTATAAGAAGCAATAGTCGATACATTCTCATTGATTTGTTGTTGTCGAATTAGATCTGTCACGTCTTGACCTTTTACAAATACTTTACAAGCATTTGCAGTAGGCTCTAATGTTAAATCTAATGAAGGGAGCAATGATTCTACATCTTTTTGATTGTTCACATTAACATGGCTATCGAGAACCGCCCATGTTACACCTCGATACATAGCGCCTGTATCAATATATAAATAACCCAATTCATTGGCCACTACTTTTGAAATACTACTTTTACCAGCCCCTGCAGGACCATCAATAGCAATGGCAATTTTTTTAGTATTCATAATAACCTCTATTCTTCATCACCATGTACAGCATGCATTGCCGCCACATAACCAGTGGAAAAAGCAGCTTGTAAATTATAGCCGCCCGTAAAGGCATCAATATCTAGAACCTCACCAGCACCATATAAGCCTTTCACCAATTTAGATTCCATGGTTTTGGGACTAAACTCTTTTAACGAAATACCACCGGCTGTAACAATTGCTTCTGCTACAGGGCGTAACTCCTTTACAGTTAATGTCATATGTTGTAATACATGACATAAACGCATACGTTCTTCTTTTGTAATTTGATTAATGGGTTTACTTGGATCTAATTCAGCAAGGTTTATCACAATCGGAATCAGATTGACAGGTAACAAATCTTTCATCCCATTAGCTAATTGTTTTTTTGAATATAAATCAAAATCCTTCTGTAAGCG is part of the Veillonella nakazawae genome and harbors:
- the cmk gene encoding (d)CMP kinase: MNTKKIAIAIDGPAGAGKSSISKVVANELGYLYIDTGAMYRGVTWAVLDSHVNVNNQKDVESLLPSLDLTLEPTANACKVFVKGQDVTDLIRQQQINENVSTIASYKGVREYLVERQQAMAAVGGVILDGRDIGSVVLPKAELKIYLTASVDARAKRRWLEVQGTSNEQSLEDIKKNVESRDEMDKNRDESPLVCVEDAIVVDSSNMTFDETVEHILHLVQERI
- a CDS encoding lysophospholipid acyltransferase family protein, whose protein sequence is MNKFSTWLWRTAFWLRYKVGYGLKVYGRDNFPMEGPVIVVPNHLSNNDPPICGYALPRHVHFMAKQELFVNPISRFFCTWLGAFPLNRGAIDKVAIRHALGLLKDNKVLGIFAEGNRQKSGKLGRFHDGAASIALRTGIGITPVAIIGSHNMKKNQVACIIGKQVPVNKAKPTPEAIKEVNDRVKGEIQRMIDSYHENRIEETLWK